One Rattus norvegicus strain BN/NHsdMcwi chromosome 20, GRCr8, whole genome shotgun sequence DNA segment encodes these proteins:
- the Qrsl1 gene encoding glutamyl-tRNA(Gln) amidotransferase subunit A, mitochondrial isoform X1 yields the protein MGRRAVKSTVCFTRGPEFKSQQPHGVSQPSVMGSNAVFWALGSDTGGSTRNPAAHCGTVGFKPSYGLVSRHGLIPLVNSMDVPGIFTRCVDDTAIVLGVLAGHDPKDSTTVNDPVKPTTLPSVPDVSGLCIGIPKEYLVPELSSEIRSLWSQAADLFEAEGARVIEVCLPHTCYSIVCYHVLCTSEVASNMARFDGLQYGHRSAVDMSSTEALYAATRQEGFNDVVKGRILSGNFFLLKENYENYFVKAQKVRRLIVNDFVNVFGSGVDVLLTPTTLTQAVPYLEFIKEDNRTRSAQDDIFTQAVNMAGLPAVNVPVALSSQGLPIGLQLIGRAFCDQQLLTVAKWFEKQVQFPVIQLQDLMDDGSLVPENGKLTSGSLTQ from the exons ATGGGCCGgagagcagttaagagcactgtctgctttaccagaggacctgagttcaaatcccagcagccacatggtgtctcacaaccatctgtcatgggatccaatgccgtcttctg GGCTCTGGGGTCAGACACTGGCGGATCCACCAGGAACCCTGCTGCCCATTGCGGGACCGTTGGTTTCAAACCAAGCTATGGCTTAGTTTCCCGACACGGCCTTATTCCCCTGGTGAATTCAATGGACGTGCCAGGAATCTTTACCAGATGTGTGGACGATACGGCGATTGTGCTAG GTGTGCTGGCTGGACATGACCCCAAAGATTCCACCACAGTAAACGACCCTGTTAAGCCAACCACGCTTCCCAGCGTGCCGGATGTGAGCGGACTGTGTATTGGAATTCCGAAG gAATATCTAGTACCAGAATTGTCAAGTGAGATACGGTCTCTCTGGTCCCAAGCTGCTGACCTCTTTGAGGCTGAAGGAGCCAGAGTGATTGAGGTGTGTCTGCCACACACCTGCTACTCCATCGTCTGCTACCACGTACTGTGCACATCAGAAGTAGCATCAAATATGGCGAGATTTGACGGGCTACAGTACG GTCACAGGTCTGCTGTTGATATGTCGTCTACTGAAGCCCTGTATGCGGCTACCAGACAGGAAGGGTTCAATGACGTGGTGAAAGGAAGAATTCTCTCGGGAAACTTTTTCTTATTAAAAGA AAATTATGAGAATTATTTTGTCAAGGCACAGAAAGTGAGGCGTCTCATTGTGAATGATTTCGTGAATGTTTTTGGCTCTGGGGTGGATGTCCTGCTGACACCCACCACCCTGACTCAGGCAGTGCCGTACTTGGAGTTCATCAAAGAAGACAACAGGACACGCAGTGCCCAGGATGACATTTTCACGCAGGCTGTGAACATGGCAG gccTGCCAGCAGTGAATGTCCCTGTGGCCCTCTCAAGCCAAGGGCTGCCAATAGGACTGCAGCTAATTGGACGGGCATTCTGTGACCAGCAGCTTCTGACAGTTGCCAAGTGGTTTGAAAAACAAGTACAGTTTCCTGTTATTCAACTGCAGGACCTCATGGACGATGGCTCCTTGGTTCCTGAGAATGGAAAGTTAACTTCTGGTTCTCTAACCCAGTAG